The Deinococcus sonorensis KR-87 genome includes a window with the following:
- a CDS encoding NUDIX hydrolase, whose translation MDPTHPNWTRLQPDAEQPWTVTEHAQLLGPPRIMVRDRVRTPAGAEFDYVYRPRGPQAVFVLPVTAEGEAVLIRQYRHPLQAQIHEVVAGGVEAGETLAQAAARELQEEVGGTASGWLALPAFYPQPSISGVVFYPLLALDVTLGPPTPEDSELIERQLLPLPEVYRRLLAGEIQDGPSSLVLFHARPHLEARGLL comes from the coding sequence ATGGACCCGACCCACCCCAACTGGACCCGCCTGCAGCCGGACGCCGAGCAGCCCTGGACCGTCACCGAGCACGCACAGCTGCTCGGCCCGCCGCGCATCATGGTGCGCGACCGGGTGCGGACTCCGGCCGGCGCCGAGTTCGATTACGTGTACCGCCCGCGCGGCCCCCAGGCCGTGTTCGTGCTGCCGGTCACGGCCGAGGGCGAGGCGGTGCTGATCCGGCAGTACCGCCATCCGCTGCAGGCGCAGATCCATGAGGTGGTGGCCGGCGGGGTGGAGGCGGGCGAGACGCTGGCGCAGGCGGCGGCCCGCGAACTGCAGGAGGAGGTGGGCGGCACGGCCAGCGGGTGGCTGGCCCTGCCCGCCTTCTATCCGCAGCCGAGCATCAGCGGCGTGGTGTTCTATCCGCTGCTGGCGCTAGACGTGACGCTGGGGCCGCCCACCCCCGAGGACAGCGAGCTGATTGAACGGCAGCTGCTGCCGCTGCCGGAGGTGTACCGCCGCCTGCTGGCCGGCGAGATTCAGGATGGCCCCAGCAGCCTGGTGCTGTTCCACGCCCGCCCGCACCTGGAGGCGCGGGGCCTGCTGTGA
- a CDS encoding IMPACT family protein, producing the protein MSAQPYRTLAGPHRHDALIQQSEFLAFADRADTPEDAHAWVQRLRQQRPDATHVCWAYQIGPAYRFHDDGEPGGTAGAPMLRAIQGQGLDHVVVAVVRYYGGVKLGTGGLARAYGGTAAECLRTAPQLEVRPRLPVTLEVPFDQVSAAYHLLGQLDAVRGEEQYGPAGLRMALQLEPEQIAPFRKALQDATRGQAQLLEGTPPPPG; encoded by the coding sequence GTGAGCGCCCAGCCGTACCGGACGCTGGCCGGGCCGCACCGCCACGACGCCCTGATCCAGCAGAGCGAGTTCCTGGCCTTCGCGGATCGGGCCGACACCCCGGAAGACGCGCACGCCTGGGTGCAGCGGCTGCGCCAGCAGCGTCCGGACGCCACCCACGTCTGCTGGGCCTATCAGATCGGGCCGGCCTACCGCTTCCACGACGACGGCGAGCCGGGTGGCACCGCCGGAGCCCCGATGCTGCGGGCCATCCAGGGCCAGGGGCTGGACCATGTGGTGGTGGCGGTGGTGCGCTACTACGGCGGGGTCAAGCTCGGCACCGGCGGGCTGGCCCGCGCCTACGGAGGCACGGCAGCCGAATGTCTGCGCACCGCGCCCCAGCTGGAGGTGCGTCCCCGCCTGCCGGTAACGCTGGAGGTCCCCTTTGATCAGGTCAGCGCGGCCTACCACCTGCTGGGGCAGCTGGACGCGGTGCGCGGCGAGGAGCAGTACGGCCCGGCGGGCCTGCGGATGGCGCTGCAGCTGGAGCCCGAGCAGATCGCCCCGTTCCGGAAGGCGCTACAGGACGCGACCCGGGGACAGGCCCAGCTGCTGGAAGGCACCCCTCCCCCACCCGGCTGA
- a CDS encoding N-acetylmuramoyl-L-alanine amidase family protein: MISFADSQTRWGRLQRLTLLVTLSVAGGAASAQATDPFLRSAPSVVIPSLAPSGPAVSTPVASSRLPAFGPPRASTSGSVTRVVFDLPAGLSYTLTPTFSGLRLDVRGVVAQPLQQGSLGAMVSGYQLTPVEGGAQALLSTPFPLGLQTGWSATEATIATGGRVLILQLGSTVAGGAGASVRGAVQAVASPSAAPTDPPPGRTVLPTPTADQLPPGDAVTPQPAALPEATPPLAPSPAVRQTAGVVPGTLPPQASVAAPRIGKNPGLTRVVLDLPPGTGYRVTLLPLGLRLDLTGVSAPVQSAQAISPELRGWSYTAGLTGVAVTLTTATPLSQRNGWRMVLLPPTEGSTLSRLALDFSPALADLSPLGGKAVARLVSSRSGLLAFSGTPNLPRVVLDPGHGGNDPGAIGSVVEKQVTLDVARRVRSMLQPAGVDVLMTRDGDVALNADKATDLGLRAALGTGRAQLFVSIHVNSTESRSALLGYGVETWWNRNNPSSQALAGDLQRDVIDSTAAYSRGLKNNKSLAVLRLSHIPAALVEIGYASHPIDGQNLQDTNYLDRVAFGIASGIRDALQDGLGADWR, from the coding sequence ATGATCTCCTTCGCTGATTCGCAAACGCGCTGGGGCCGGCTCCAGCGGCTGACCCTGCTGGTGACGCTCTCGGTGGCGGGCGGCGCCGCGTCTGCCCAGGCCACCGACCCCTTCCTGCGTTCGGCGCCGAGTGTGGTGATCCCCAGCCTGGCGCCGTCCGGCCCGGCCGTCTCCACGCCGGTGGCCAGCAGTCGTCTCCCGGCCTTCGGGCCGCCGCGCGCCAGCACCAGCGGCAGCGTGACGCGGGTGGTCTTTGACCTGCCGGCCGGGCTCAGCTACACCCTGACCCCCACCTTCAGCGGCCTGCGCCTGGATGTGCGCGGCGTGGTGGCCCAGCCGCTGCAGCAGGGCAGCCTGGGCGCCATGGTCAGCGGCTACCAGCTGACCCCGGTGGAGGGCGGTGCCCAGGCGCTGCTGAGCACGCCGTTCCCACTGGGGCTGCAGACCGGCTGGAGCGCTACCGAGGCCACCATCGCCACCGGGGGCCGGGTGCTGATCCTGCAGCTGGGCAGCACCGTGGCGGGCGGCGCGGGCGCTTCCGTGCGCGGCGCGGTGCAGGCGGTGGCGAGTCCCTCGGCGGCGCCCACCGACCCGCCACCCGGGCGCACGGTGCTGCCCACACCCACCGCGGACCAGCTGCCGCCGGGTGACGCCGTGACGCCGCAGCCGGCGGCGCTGCCGGAGGCCACGCCGCCCCTTGCCCCGAGTCCCGCCGTGCGTCAGACGGCCGGCGTGGTGCCCGGCACGCTGCCGCCCCAGGCCAGCGTGGCCGCGCCGCGCATCGGCAAGAATCCGGGGCTGACCCGGGTGGTGCTGGACCTGCCGCCCGGTACCGGCTACCGGGTCACGCTGCTGCCGCTGGGGCTGCGGCTGGACCTGACCGGCGTCTCGGCGCCCGTGCAGAGCGCCCAAGCCATCTCGCCGGAGCTGCGCGGCTGGAGCTACACGGCCGGGCTGACTGGGGTGGCCGTCACGCTCACCACCGCCACCCCGCTGTCGCAGCGCAACGGCTGGCGGATGGTGCTGCTGCCGCCCACCGAGGGCAGCACCCTGTCGCGGCTGGCGCTGGACTTCTCGCCGGCCCTGGCCGACCTGTCGCCGCTGGGCGGCAAGGCGGTGGCCCGGCTGGTCAGCTCGCGCAGTGGCCTGCTGGCCTTCAGCGGGACGCCCAACCTGCCGCGGGTGGTGCTGGACCCCGGCCACGGCGGCAACGATCCTGGCGCCATCGGCAGCGTGGTGGAGAAGCAGGTCACGTTGGATGTGGCCCGGCGTGTCCGCAGCATGTTGCAGCCGGCCGGCGTGGACGTGCTGATGACCCGCGACGGGGACGTGGCGCTCAATGCCGACAAGGCCACCGACCTGGGCCTGCGGGCCGCGCTCGGTACCGGCCGGGCGCAGCTGTTCGTGAGCATCCACGTCAACAGCACCGAGTCCCGCTCCGCGCTGCTCGGCTACGGTGTCGAGACGTGGTGGAACCGCAACAATCCCAGCTCGCAGGCGCTGGCCGGCGACCTGCAGCGCGACGTGATCGACAGCACCGCCGCCTACTCACGCGGACTCAAGAACAACAAGTCGCTGGCGGTGCTGCGCCTGTCGCACATTCCGGCGGCGCTGGTCGAGATCGGGTACGCCAGCCACCCGATCGATGGCCAGAACCTGCAGGACACCAACTACCTGGACCGGGTGGCCTTCGGCATCGCCAGCGGCATCCGCGACGCGCTGCAGGACGGGCTGGGCGCCGACTGGCGCTGA
- a CDS encoding M16 family metallopeptidase: MAPLTAPPSTVVQTLPNGLTVACEQRRGPGFAFDLRVPLGSAHDPHGQQGTASMVEEWLSKGAAGRDAHAFQDALDDLGLRRGGGVGAEGSRFTASGLTADLNTAMQLHADLLRRPHLPPDEVEVLLDLARQDLEGLHDSPADRLSLEARRLAFPPPEHGPYAGYAHPASGTLPGLEAITPESARAWWSRFGARGSIMSVVSDHEPQQVLELAQRHFGDWQPGEAEPVPLTFRAGQVTHIAEQSAQAHLSLYWRGVDPDSPDWLAWHLALGVLAGGSASRLFQSVREERGLAYSVGAGAQILAGQGFVSAYAGSTPERAAETLEVLLSELERLRRGVEEDEFVRAREGLVAGAVFGAESIRGRVAALTRDLTLFGRVRSVPELRAQIERITLESVNRFLDGWEPGEPNLVTLGLEQSGGRP, translated from the coding sequence ATGGCCCCGCTCACCGCCCCCCCGTCCACCGTCGTGCAGACCCTCCCCAATGGCCTGACCGTGGCCTGCGAGCAGCGCCGCGGGCCCGGCTTTGCTTTTGACCTGCGGGTGCCGCTGGGCAGCGCCCACGATCCGCACGGGCAGCAGGGCACCGCCAGCATGGTGGAGGAGTGGCTGAGCAAGGGTGCCGCCGGGCGCGACGCGCACGCCTTCCAGGACGCGCTGGACGACCTGGGCCTGCGGCGCGGCGGCGGGGTGGGTGCGGAGGGCAGCCGCTTCACGGCCAGCGGCCTGACGGCGGACCTGAACACGGCGATGCAGCTGCACGCCGATCTGCTGCGCCGCCCGCACCTGCCACCGGACGAGGTGGAGGTGCTGCTGGACCTCGCGCGTCAGGATCTGGAGGGCCTGCACGACAGCCCGGCCGACCGGCTGAGCCTGGAGGCGCGCCGGCTGGCCTTTCCGCCGCCGGAGCACGGCCCGTACGCCGGCTACGCCCACCCGGCCAGCGGGACGCTCCCGGGGCTGGAAGCCATCACGCCCGAGTCGGCGCGGGCGTGGTGGAGCCGCTTCGGAGCGCGCGGCAGCATCATGAGCGTGGTCTCGGACCACGAGCCGCAGCAGGTGCTGGAGCTGGCCCAGCGGCACTTCGGCGACTGGCAGCCGGGCGAGGCCGAGCCGGTGCCGCTGACCTTCCGGGCCGGGCAGGTCACACATATCGCGGAGCAGAGCGCGCAGGCGCACCTGTCGCTGTACTGGCGCGGCGTGGACCCGGACAGCCCCGACTGGCTCGCGTGGCACCTGGCACTGGGCGTGCTGGCCGGCGGCAGCGCCAGCCGCCTCTTCCAGTCGGTGCGCGAGGAACGCGGGCTGGCCTACAGCGTGGGCGCTGGGGCACAGATCCTGGCGGGCCAGGGCTTCGTGTCGGCGTACGCGGGCAGCACGCCGGAGCGGGCGGCAGAAACGCTGGAGGTGCTCCTTTCGGAGTTGGAGCGGCTGCGGCGGGGGGTGGAGGAGGACGAGTTCGTGCGCGCCCGCGAGGGGCTGGTGGCGGGCGCCGTGTTCGGTGCCGAGAGCATCCGGGGCCGGGTGGCCGCCCTGACCCGCGACCTGACGCTGTTTGGGCGCGTGCGCAGCGTGCCGGAGCTGCGCGCCCAGATCGAGCGGATCACGCTGGAGTCGGTGAACCGCTTCCTGGACGGCTGGGAGCCGGGCGAGCCGAATCTGGTGACGCTGGGCCTGGAGCAGAGCGGGGGGCGGCCATGA
- a CDS encoding efflux RND transporter periplasmic adaptor subunit: MQQTSPSRDPGISAPTPPPPTGGSGPASRRWWLLGIPLLLAAGYTGYLIGRPAGGAGGAGGFSQGQSGAAPSGFGSGGAGSGYSGTRSRTGAAGADTRSGSGQSGAADTTSRTVTPVTATTVKAGTLTTQRSATGTVSSAQTSSVTARASGAVSAVPVKVGDTVRAGQTVIQQSNSDLDLSVQSARTALASAQVNLATQTNQTSANRGQLQQQVISAQAALQSAQTSYAANQRLYDIGAISRTDLDTSSSQVASARAALSTAQNNLAQNGRAGSESLRTLQLAVQQAQISLSQAQQNAAAARVTAPFDGQITALNVAGGEYLSAGSPAFSIVSSQRQVSFSVPPSEIATFPVGRQVSFVSGQKTYTLKVVQNPGAPTNNTVQLVGRFVNSPAPALGTVGAVQYASAVGKGIIVPSTALQTDNNDSSVFVVQGGKAVSRPVTVIGQSGGQSVVSGLTAGSQVITEPPAGLLDGAAVTTAPSAQRSAGGPPAGGPGGAP; the protein is encoded by the coding sequence ATGCAGCAGACCTCACCCTCCAGAGATCCGGGGATTTCCGCGCCCACCCCTCCTCCGCCGACTGGCGGCAGCGGCCCGGCCAGCCGGCGATGGTGGCTGCTCGGCATTCCACTGCTGCTGGCGGCCGGCTACACCGGCTACCTGATCGGCCGTCCGGCGGGGGGGGCGGGCGGCGCGGGTGGATTCTCGCAGGGCCAGAGCGGCGCGGCCCCGAGCGGATTTGGCAGCGGCGGTGCTGGAAGCGGCTACAGCGGGACCAGAAGCCGCACCGGAGCAGCCGGCGCCGACACCCGCAGCGGAAGCGGTCAGAGCGGCGCGGCCGACACCACCTCCAGGACCGTCACGCCGGTCACGGCCACCACCGTCAAGGCCGGCACGCTCACCACCCAGCGCAGCGCCACCGGCACCGTCAGCAGCGCGCAGACCAGCAGCGTGACGGCGCGCGCCTCCGGCGCCGTGTCGGCGGTGCCGGTGAAGGTGGGCGACACCGTCAGGGCCGGTCAGACGGTCATCCAGCAGAGCAACAGCGACCTGGACCTGAGCGTGCAGAGCGCGCGTACTGCGCTGGCAAGCGCCCAGGTCAACCTCGCCACCCAGACCAACCAGACCAGCGCCAACCGGGGTCAGCTGCAGCAGCAGGTCATTTCTGCGCAGGCAGCGCTGCAGAGCGCCCAGACCAGCTACGCGGCCAACCAGCGCCTGTATGACATCGGGGCCATCTCGCGCACCGACCTGGACACCTCCAGCAGCCAGGTGGCCTCGGCCCGCGCCGCCCTCAGCACCGCCCAGAACAACCTGGCCCAGAACGGGCGGGCCGGCAGCGAATCGCTCAGAACGCTGCAGCTGGCGGTGCAGCAGGCACAGATCTCACTGAGTCAGGCGCAGCAGAACGCGGCGGCGGCGCGGGTGACGGCTCCCTTCGACGGCCAGATCACCGCGCTGAACGTGGCGGGCGGCGAGTACCTCAGTGCCGGCAGCCCGGCCTTCAGCATCGTGAGCAGCCAGCGGCAGGTCAGCTTCAGCGTGCCGCCCAGCGAGATCGCCACGTTTCCGGTGGGCCGGCAGGTTTCGTTCGTGAGCGGGCAGAAGACCTACACGCTCAAGGTGGTGCAGAATCCCGGCGCGCCCACCAACAACACGGTGCAGCTGGTGGGGCGCTTCGTGAACAGCCCGGCCCCGGCCCTCGGCACGGTGGGGGCGGTGCAGTACGCCAGCGCGGTCGGGAAGGGCATCATCGTGCCCAGCACCGCCCTTCAGACCGACAACAACGACTCCAGCGTCTTCGTGGTGCAGGGCGGCAAGGCCGTCTCCAGGCCGGTCACGGTTATCGGCCAGAGCGGCGGGCAGTCGGTGGTGAGCGGCCTGACCGCCGGCAGTCAGGTGATCACCGAGCCGCCCGCCGGCCTGCTGGACGGCGCGGCCGTCACCACCGCTCCCAGTGCGCAGCGCAGTGCGGGCGGGCCACCGGCAGGCGGGCCCGGAGGCGCGCCGTGA
- a CDS encoding M16 family metallopeptidase yields MTPRLHRLKSGVTLLLETDPQAQTAAAGYFVRTGARDELPSEMGASHFLEHLMFKGSERLGGADLNARLDTLGGNANAYTSDEVTVYHAACLPERLPDLLDTLTELMRPALRPEDVEVERGVILEEIAMYDDQPGSRVFDRLRQRYWAGHPLGHLVLGTAQTVAALTPEQLRRNFEARYGAAQVTLVVCGQLDEAAVIAQVERLTAGWPATRFEREVQPHRPDRSLGLTLMPDERLSRVQVAVCAPGVSATDPLREAATVLSEVLGGENGRLYWALLDSGLSDSADLGHAEYTETGVFEGGFSCDPERLGEVLDAYTGVLNTLQDEGVSEAEVRRARRKLAVATLLRAETPQGRLHTLGMDLLYLGEALDPQAAVQRYEAVTLAQVQQLLAARPFDALTVVALGQVQQLEDVARRTPA; encoded by the coding sequence ATGACGCCCCGACTGCACCGGCTGAAGAGCGGCGTGACGCTGCTGCTGGAGACGGACCCGCAGGCGCAGACGGCCGCCGCCGGCTACTTCGTGCGGACCGGCGCCCGCGACGAGCTTCCATCTGAGATGGGCGCGTCACACTTTCTGGAACACCTGATGTTCAAGGGCTCCGAGCGGCTGGGCGGCGCGGACCTGAATGCTCGGCTGGACACGCTGGGCGGCAACGCCAACGCCTACACCAGCGACGAGGTGACGGTGTACCACGCGGCCTGCCTGCCGGAGCGGCTGCCGGACCTGCTCGACACCCTGACCGAGTTGATGCGGCCCGCCCTGCGCCCGGAGGACGTGGAGGTGGAGCGCGGCGTGATCCTGGAGGAGATCGCCATGTACGACGACCAGCCGGGCTCGCGGGTCTTCGACCGGCTGCGGCAGCGCTACTGGGCCGGGCATCCGCTGGGCCATCTGGTGCTGGGGACCGCCCAGACGGTGGCCGCGCTGACTCCGGAGCAGCTGCGTCGCAACTTCGAGGCGCGCTACGGGGCGGCGCAGGTCACGCTGGTGGTGTGCGGTCAGCTGGACGAGGCGGCGGTGATCGCCCAGGTGGAGCGGCTGACCGCTGGCTGGCCCGCCACCCGCTTCGAGCGTGAGGTGCAGCCGCACCGGCCGGACCGCAGCCTGGGCCTGACCCTGATGCCCGACGAGCGGCTCAGCCGGGTGCAGGTGGCCGTGTGCGCGCCGGGGGTGTCGGCCACCGACCCGCTGCGCGAGGCGGCCACGGTGCTGTCGGAGGTGCTGGGCGGCGAGAACGGCCGGCTGTACTGGGCGCTGCTCGACAGCGGCCTCTCGGACAGCGCCGACCTGGGCCACGCCGAGTACACCGAAACCGGCGTGTTCGAGGGCGGGTTCTCCTGCGACCCGGAGCGGCTGGGCGAGGTGCTGGACGCCTACACCGGGGTGCTGAACACGCTGCAGGACGAGGGCGTCAGCGAGGCCGAGGTGCGGCGGGCCCGGCGCAAGCTGGCGGTGGCGACGCTGCTGCGCGCCGAGACCCCGCAGGGCCGGCTCCACACGCTGGGCATGGACCTGCTGTATCTGGGCGAAGCGCTGGACCCGCAGGCGGCGGTGCAGCGCTACGAAGCGGTCACCCTGGCCCAGGTGCAACAGCTGCTCGCGGCCCGCCCGTTCGATGCACTGACAGTCGTGGCGCTGGGGCAGGTGCAGCAGCTGGAGGACGTGGCCCGCCGTACCCCGGCATGA
- the uvrB gene encoding excinuclease ABC subunit UvrB: MLRVESEFKPSGDQPTAIRSLVDGLESGLKYQTLLGATGTGKTYSMAKVIEETQRPALIMAPNKILTAQLASEFREFFPGSAVEFFISYYDYYQPEAYVPGKDLFIEKDANINHEIERLRHSATRSLLTRPDTIVVASVSCIYGLGDPEEYRALNLVLKTGTPIGRDQILERLITMQYERNDIELAPGRFRAKGDTLEIWPSYDEQPLRLELWGDDLDRIQVVHPTTGDKLAELDATVVYPAKHYVSSAGNVERAIVTIQQELDERLEYFRSQGKLLEAQRIKERTLYDLEMLKVLGYCSGIENYSRHIDGRAPGATPYTMLDYFPDNFVTFIDESHVTVPQIGGMANGDRARKQTLVDYGFRLPSALDNRPLNFQEFLEKTGQTVFVSATPGPYEREVSDSVADQIIRPTGLIDPPVTVRPIQGQVEDLLGRIRERAAAGERVLVTTLTKRMSEDLTEYLLEKGVRARYMHSDIDAVERQVIIRDLRLGHYDVLIGINLLREGLDLPEVSLVAILDADKPGFLRSERALIQTIGRAARNLNGEVILYGDTVTPAMEFAMEETRRRREKQMAYNEEHGITPTTIRKGVRDVIRGEEADELPAQAELGNDRDALSAQLTDLELDMWQASEDLDFERAASLRDQIRAIEAKLQGKEFAQPTIPGQKVRKRGRR, from the coding sequence ATGCTCAGGGTCGAGTCAGAGTTCAAGCCGTCCGGAGACCAGCCGACCGCCATTCGCAGCCTCGTGGACGGCCTGGAGTCCGGGCTGAAGTACCAGACCCTGCTGGGGGCCACCGGCACCGGCAAGACCTACAGCATGGCCAAGGTGATCGAGGAGACGCAGCGTCCGGCGCTGATCATGGCGCCGAACAAGATCCTGACCGCGCAGCTGGCCAGCGAGTTCCGCGAGTTCTTTCCCGGCAGCGCCGTCGAGTTCTTCATCAGCTACTACGACTACTACCAGCCGGAAGCCTACGTGCCGGGCAAGGACCTGTTCATCGAGAAGGACGCGAACATCAACCACGAGATCGAGCGGCTGCGGCACAGCGCCACCCGCTCGCTGCTGACCCGGCCCGACACCATCGTGGTGGCCTCGGTGAGCTGCATCTACGGCCTGGGCGACCCGGAGGAATACCGGGCGCTGAACCTGGTGCTCAAGACCGGCACCCCGATTGGCCGCGACCAGATTCTGGAGCGGCTGATCACCATGCAGTACGAGCGCAACGACATCGAGCTGGCGCCGGGCCGCTTCCGGGCCAAGGGCGACACCCTGGAGATCTGGCCCAGCTACGACGAGCAGCCGCTGCGGCTGGAGCTGTGGGGCGACGACCTGGACCGCATCCAGGTGGTGCACCCCACCACCGGCGACAAGCTGGCCGAGCTGGACGCCACGGTGGTGTATCCGGCCAAGCACTACGTCTCCTCGGCCGGCAACGTGGAGCGGGCCATCGTGACCATCCAGCAGGAGCTGGACGAGCGGCTTGAGTACTTCCGCTCGCAGGGCAAGCTGCTGGAGGCGCAGCGCATCAAGGAGCGCACCCTCTACGACCTGGAGATGCTCAAGGTGCTCGGCTACTGCAGCGGCATTGAGAACTACTCGCGGCACATTGACGGGCGCGCCCCCGGCGCCACCCCGTACACCATGCTCGATTACTTTCCCGACAACTTCGTGACCTTCATCGACGAGTCACACGTGACGGTGCCGCAGATCGGCGGCATGGCCAACGGCGACCGCGCCCGCAAGCAGACGCTGGTGGACTACGGCTTCCGGCTGCCCTCGGCGCTCGACAACCGCCCGCTGAACTTCCAGGAGTTCCTGGAGAAGACCGGCCAGACGGTGTTCGTGTCGGCCACCCCCGGTCCCTACGAGCGCGAGGTGAGCGACAGCGTGGCCGACCAGATCATCCGGCCCACCGGCCTGATCGACCCGCCGGTGACGGTGCGCCCGATTCAGGGTCAGGTGGAGGACCTGCTGGGCCGCATCCGCGAGCGGGCGGCGGCGGGCGAGCGGGTGCTGGTCACCACCCTGACCAAGCGCATGAGCGAGGACCTGACCGAGTACCTGCTGGAGAAGGGCGTGCGGGCGCGTTACATGCACAGCGACATCGACGCGGTGGAGCGTCAGGTGATCATCCGCGACCTGCGGCTCGGTCACTACGACGTCCTGATCGGCATCAACCTGCTGCGGGAGGGCCTGGACCTGCCGGAGGTGTCGCTGGTGGCGATTCTGGACGCCGACAAGCCGGGCTTCCTGAGAAGCGAACGCGCCCTGATCCAGACCATCGGCCGGGCAGCGCGCAACCTCAACGGCGAGGTGATCCTGTACGGCGACACCGTGACGCCCGCCATGGAGTTCGCGATGGAGGAGACCCGCCGCCGCCGCGAGAAGCAGATGGCCTACAACGAGGAGCACGGGATCACGCCCACCACCATCCGCAAGGGGGTGCGCGACGTGATCCGTGGCGAGGAGGCAGACGAACTGCCGGCCCAGGCGGAACTCGGGAACGACCGCGACGCCCTCTCGGCGCAGCTCACCGACCTGGAGCTGGACATGTGGCAGGCCAGCGAGGACCTGGACTTCGAGCGGGCCGCCAGTCTGCGCGATCAGATCCGCGCCATCGAGGCCAAGCTGCAGGGCAAGGAGTTTGCCCAGCCCACCATCCCCGGCCAGAAGGTCCGCAAGCGCGGCCGGCGTTAA